The Vibrio agarivorans genome contains the following window.
TCGGCAAACGTCTCGCGGCCTTTGATCGAGCGGTTGACATGCATGTGTCTAACTTACGTAAGAAACTGGCGCAATCTGGCGAAGGTCGCACTCTGATTAAAACCCTTCGCGGACGCGGCTATATGCTGGTTGAGGGTGATTAATGAGATTACCTAAGTTCAGCAGCCTATATGGTCGTATCTTTGCCATTTTCTGGTTTACCATCATGCTGGTCGTCATCGCCGTGCTCTCATTGCCACACCTTGACCCACGTAAGGTGCGTGATCTCACGACCGAGCATGCCCAAAGATTAGATCGTTTAGCGCGCAATGTAGAAAACCACTACCGAATGACTACGGATCTCGACGTTATCATCGAAGATTTCAATCAACAGCTAAACACCTCTCGTCACCGTAAGCCTTCCCTCTATCTGGTTGATGGTGAAGGCAATATTTTGACTCAAGGTGATCGCTCTGATTACAAACGTAAGGTGTTAAAGAACTTTGTCTCAAGCACTGACCTACCGGAAAAAGCGCAGCAACGGCTTTACGGACAATGGATGCTGGCCGGCCCAGTGGAGGTTGAACTGGCAGACCAGCAGTTACAACTCTACATGGGGCTACGTTGGAACGAGCCACCACCGTATTTAATTCGCCTATTTGATAAGCCTTTCCAACTGTTGATGGTTGTCATGGCAGTCAGTACGCCACTGCTACTTTGGCTCGCTTGGGCATTGAGTCAACCTGCTCGCCGTCTAGAGCAGGCGGCAAGGCGTGTCGCCAAAGGGGAATTTGTTGAAGACCCTAAACTCGAACAGGGCACGCGAGAGTTTCGTCAAGCCGGCCAAAGTTTTAACCAGATGGTCGACGCAGTAAATGCGATGATCAGTGGTCAGCAACGCCTACTCTCTGATATTTCTCATGAGCTACGCTCCCCGTTGACACGATTACGCATGGCCTCTGCGCTTGCACAACGTAAACAAGGAGAGAGCAGTGAGTTAACGCGTATCGATACGGAAGCGCAAAGGCTTGAGCAGATGATCTCAGAGTTACTTTCCCTCTCTCGCATGCAGATGGACTCACACCTAAGTCGAGAGCAGCAGCCGTTAAGCAGTCTGTGGGAAGGACTTTTGGACGATGCCCAATTTGAAGCAGAACAGTCAGGCAAAGCACTTAACTTTAATGCTATTCCTGAGCAAAGTATCTCTGGCAACCCGAAGCTACTCATCAGTGCGGTTGAAAATGTCACACGCAATGCCATTCGCTATGCTGAACGAGTGATTCAAGTACACTTCAGTATTGAAAAGGAATCCATAGTCATCACCATCGATGATGATGGTGCTGGCGTGCCGGATGACCAACTTGACCAGATTTTCCGCCCTTTCTATCGCGTCTCGACAGCGCGTGACAGAGATTCCGGAGGAACAGGATTGGGCCTTGCAATTACTGAGAGCGCTATCCGCCAACACAATGGCAAAATCGAAGCGCAACCAAGCCCACTTGGCGGCTTACGCGTTATCATCTCATTGCCACTTGGCTAGCTCTCTTGCAGCGAAATTGCTGACAAT
Protein-coding sequences here:
- the cpxA gene encoding envelope stress sensor histidine kinase CpxA, with amino-acid sequence MRLPKFSSLYGRIFAIFWFTIMLVVIAVLSLPHLDPRKVRDLTTEHAQRLDRLARNVENHYRMTTDLDVIIEDFNQQLNTSRHRKPSLYLVDGEGNILTQGDRSDYKRKVLKNFVSSTDLPEKAQQRLYGQWMLAGPVEVELADQQLQLYMGLRWNEPPPYLIRLFDKPFQLLMVVMAVSTPLLLWLAWALSQPARRLEQAARRVAKGEFVEDPKLEQGTREFRQAGQSFNQMVDAVNAMISGQQRLLSDISHELRSPLTRLRMASALAQRKQGESSELTRIDTEAQRLEQMISELLSLSRMQMDSHLSREQQPLSSLWEGLLDDAQFEAEQSGKALNFNAIPEQSISGNPKLLISAVENVTRNAIRYAERVIQVHFSIEKESIVITIDDDGAGVPDDQLDQIFRPFYRVSTARDRDSGGTGLGLAITESAIRQHNGKIEAQPSPLGGLRVIISLPLG